In Chloracidobacterium sp., the following proteins share a genomic window:
- the lpxK gene encoding tetraacyldisaccharide 4'-kinase has product MLALLAFVFTRIVGLRNRLYDRALIESFDLGARTISIGNITAGGTGKTPLVAHVAGILTDRGEKVCILTRGYGRRDPKDRVLVSDGESVLVDATTGGDEPVELAQKLFGKGVIIIADADRVAAAEWAKRKFGVTAFVLDDGFQHRRAKRDVDIVCIDATSPFGGGKMLPAGRLREPLENLSRADVIVITRSDLVENISDLRSQVSNCAPGAAVFESRTKINGFTTLDGAPAESPDRPVFGFCGLGNPEGFLEQLRRADMQLAGTKVFADHYWYSQHDVDEVAQAARSVGADVLITTAKDAVSLSEFKFEMPCLVVGIEVVIERSEEFESLL; this is encoded by the coding sequence ATGCTCGCATTGCTGGCCTTTGTCTTCACTAGGATCGTCGGTCTCCGCAATCGGCTCTATGACCGCGCATTGATCGAGAGCTTCGATCTCGGCGCACGCACCATTAGCATCGGGAACATTACGGCCGGCGGCACGGGGAAGACGCCTCTGGTCGCGCATGTCGCCGGTATTCTGACGGATCGTGGCGAGAAGGTCTGCATCCTGACTCGCGGCTACGGACGACGCGACCCAAAGGATCGTGTGCTCGTGTCCGATGGCGAAAGCGTGCTCGTCGATGCCACGACCGGCGGCGATGAGCCGGTCGAACTGGCACAAAAGCTGTTCGGCAAAGGCGTCATCATCATTGCCGACGCTGACCGCGTTGCCGCTGCCGAATGGGCCAAGCGAAAATTCGGCGTGACGGCATTTGTATTGGACGACGGCTTTCAGCACAGACGTGCCAAACGAGACGTGGATATCGTCTGCATCGACGCGACCAGCCCATTTGGCGGCGGAAAGATGCTGCCGGCGGGCCGGCTGCGTGAGCCGCTTGAGAATCTGAGCCGTGCCGACGTTATTGTCATCACCCGCAGCGACCTCGTCGAGAACATCTCAGATCTAAGGTCTCAAGTTTCAAATTGTGCTCCCGGTGCCGCCGTATTTGAATCCCGGACCAAGATCAACGGCTTCACTACACTCGACGGTGCACCGGCCGAGTCGCCGGATCGTCCGGTGTTCGGCTTTTGTGGACTTGGCAATCCGGAAGGTTTCCTTGAGCAGCTTCGACGTGCAGACATGCAGTTAGCCGGAACCAAGGTATTTGCCGATCATTATTGGTATTCGCAGCACGACGTTGATGAGGTTGCTCAGGCGGCGAGAAGTGTTGGTGCGGACGTACTGATAACAACCGCTAAGGACGCGGTGAGTCTTTCCGAGTTTAAGTTTGAGATGCCGTGCCTTGTGGTTGGGATCGAGGTTGTGATCGAGCGATCTGAAGAATTCGAGTCGCTGTTGTAA
- a CDS encoding superoxide dismutase gives MGTTTTYTAKTFDLSDLNGISNETLAMHFKLYEGYVANTNTYNQRIADLIGSGELDATQVAAYSELKRRFGFEYNGMVLHQYYFENMQKHGTGDPSTGDAFINAAEASFGSYDVWKADFVTTGKMRGVGWAACYQDPSSGAISNHWIDLHETGNVAGFTPILIMDVWEHAWIKDYAPADRPKYIEAFFSNINWSVVNSRLG, from the coding sequence ATGGGAACAACCACTACTTACACGGCAAAGACATTCGACCTGAGCGACCTAAATGGCATCTCGAACGAGACGCTGGCGATGCACTTTAAGCTCTATGAGGGCTATGTCGCGAATACCAACACTTACAACCAGCGTATCGCCGACTTGATCGGTTCGGGTGAACTTGATGCCACGCAGGTTGCGGCATACAGCGAGCTCAAACGCCGATTCGGCTTTGAATACAACGGCATGGTGCTGCACCAGTATTACTTCGAAAACATGCAGAAGCACGGCACGGGCGACCCTTCGACGGGCGATGCGTTCATCAACGCGGCCGAGGCGAGCTTTGGTAGTTACGATGTCTGGAAGGCCGATTTTGTCACGACCGGCAAGATGCGCGGCGTCGGCTGGGCCGCCTGCTATCAGGATCCGTCCAGCGGCGCGATCTCAAACCACTGGATCGACCTTCACGAGACCGGCAACGTCGCCGGCTTTACGCCGATCCTCATCATGGACGTGTGGGAGCATGCATGGATCAAGGACTACGCCCCGGCCGACCGGCCCAAATATATCGAGGCGTTCTTCTCGAACATCAACTGGTCGGTCGTCAATTCGCGGCTCGGCTAG
- a CDS encoding M48 family metallopeptidase: MIDQIIAFYNEAYRFYDPKRAVPPVHVSFYPYVGINHTIRLRGGEVYVRIGTVCSDMPLPCHRGLAYVLVGKLLRKRIPAGAREVYAAYSKSDALRERAAESKRSRGRKVVTSSKGLVYDLDEIFDAVNDRYFRGEIPKPALTWSARKTYRILGHHDATHDHVAISRSLDSGDVPRYIVEYVVFHEMLHIAHPTKHINGRRYNHTPAFRRDERKFAHYDDAERWIEQNVRKLKRAAKRRT; encoded by the coding sequence GTGATCGACCAAATCATCGCCTTCTATAACGAAGCCTACCGTTTTTACGACCCAAAACGGGCTGTGCCGCCGGTCCACGTTTCATTTTACCCGTATGTCGGCATAAATCATACGATACGCTTGCGCGGCGGCGAGGTCTATGTGCGGATCGGCACTGTTTGCAGCGATATGCCGCTGCCATGTCACCGAGGCCTCGCATACGTGCTCGTCGGCAAACTGCTGAGGAAGCGCATTCCGGCCGGGGCACGTGAGGTCTATGCCGCATATAGCAAGTCAGACGCGTTGCGCGAACGCGCGGCCGAGAGCAAACGCTCTCGGGGCCGCAAGGTCGTGACGAGTTCAAAAGGCTTGGTTTACGACCTCGATGAGATATTCGATGCGGTCAACGATAGGTATTTCAGGGGCGAGATCCCAAAACCGGCTCTCACATGGTCAGCCCGCAAGACCTATCGTATTCTCGGCCACCACGACGCGACGCACGATCACGTAGCCATCAGCCGCTCGCTCGACAGTGGCGACGTCCCGCGATACATCGTAGAATACGTCGTATTTCACGAGATGCTCCACATCGCCCACCCGACCAAACACATCAACGGCCGCCGCTACAACCACACGCCCGCGTTTAGGAGGGATGAGCGAAAGTTTGCACACTACGACGACGCCGAGAGATGGATAGAGCAAAACGTGCGCAAGCTCAAAAGGGCGGCAAAACGCAGGACCTGA
- a CDS encoding acyl-CoA thioesterase produces the protein MPRDTNAHGTVFGGIILSYIDVAGGVEAIRHTRHNRFVTVAMKEVIFHEPVFIGDLVSFYAKTIRVGNTSITIHVDVEAERFGTPGVIVKVTEAEVVFVAINEKQEKVKIGKS, from the coding sequence ATGCCGAGGGACACTAATGCCCATGGCACGGTATTTGGCGGCATTATTTTGAGTTACATCGACGTCGCCGGCGGCGTCGAAGCGATCAGGCATACGCGGCACAATCGATTTGTGACCGTCGCGATGAAAGAGGTGATATTTCACGAACCTGTATTCATCGGTGACCTCGTTAGCTTTTACGCAAAGACGATTCGCGTCGGCAACACGTCGATCACGATCCACGTCGACGTCGAGGCTGAACGCTTTGGCACGCCCGGCGTCATTGTCAAGGTGACCGAGGCCGAGGTCGTCTTTGTAGCGATCAACGAGAAGCAGGAGAAAGTAAAGATCGGAAAGAGCTAA
- a CDS encoding AI-2E family transporter: MPRLKEPESEPPQSRRRLRERQQSARRVYLDAATPTIRSIVRVVLVTLLLLFVAGWLQAVIGALTYLFFIIVLSVFFAYLIDPIVRIIRRPFKDRGRERLMPRSLAIVLAYLFVFTVLGIAISNIAPRVVEQAKEFGSNLPAYGQSFRKSAEEFAHRYERLRIPDEVQVKINEKVTELGGGITTALGGFVLALVTYLPWFILIPVLAFFFLKDVNQFRLGVLRLFPAGRWRARAELVLADVNTTLAAYTRAQLISCILIAAVCTLGFYLLGLKYALLLGILAGIFEFVPLLGPLTIGIIVVSTAALSADPWKALYAAIFLIVLRITHDYVTYPRIVRGGIHLHPLAIILSVLAGEQVAGIPGVFLSIPIVAVATVIYRHVVEHRGSRGIMTDLIEEADAAPEEAA, encoded by the coding sequence ATGCCTAGGCTAAAAGAGCCCGAATCTGAACCGCCACAGTCCAGGCGTCGCCTGCGCGAACGGCAGCAGTCGGCCCGCCGCGTCTATCTCGATGCAGCAACGCCGACGATTCGATCGATAGTCCGTGTTGTGCTGGTAACGCTGCTGCTGCTCTTTGTCGCAGGTTGGCTGCAGGCCGTGATAGGTGCCCTTACGTACCTGTTCTTCATCATCGTCCTGTCCGTATTCTTCGCTTATCTGATCGATCCGATCGTCAGGATAATACGACGCCCATTCAAGGACCGCGGCCGAGAGCGTCTGATGCCGCGTTCGCTGGCGATCGTTCTTGCGTATCTTTTCGTTTTTACCGTTCTTGGAATTGCGATCTCGAATATCGCACCGCGCGTCGTCGAGCAGGCTAAAGAGTTCGGGTCGAATCTGCCGGCCTACGGCCAATCATTTCGAAAGAGCGCTGAGGAATTTGCGCATCGATATGAAAGGCTGAGGATCCCCGATGAGGTTCAGGTGAAGATCAATGAAAAGGTCACCGAACTTGGCGGAGGCATTACAACCGCGCTTGGCGGATTCGTGCTCGCGCTTGTCACATATCTGCCGTGGTTCATCCTGATACCGGTGTTGGCGTTCTTCTTCCTCAAGGATGTCAACCAATTCCGGCTCGGCGTCCTACGGCTCTTTCCCGCGGGCCGATGGCGAGCGCGGGCCGAACTCGTGCTGGCTGACGTGAACACGACGCTTGCGGCCTACACGCGGGCACAACTCATCTCGTGCATCCTGATAGCAGCCGTCTGCACACTCGGCTTTTATCTTCTCGGCTTAAAATATGCTCTGCTGCTCGGTATTCTCGCCGGGATATTTGAGTTCGTTCCGCTACTCGGGCCGCTTACGATCGGCATTATCGTTGTATCGACAGCCGCGCTGTCGGCCGATCCGTGGAAGGCCCTCTACGCCGCCATTTTTCTCATCGTGCTGAGAATTACGCACGACTACGTCACGTATCCGCGGATCGTCAGGGGCGGCATCCATCTGCATCCGCTTGCGATAATTCTGTCAGTGCTTGCAGGTGAACAGGTCGCCGGCATTCCGGGCGTGTTTCTATCTATTCCTATTGTTGCCGTCGCAACGGTCATCTATCGCCATGTCGTCGAACATCGCGGCAGCCGAGGCATCATGACGGACCTCATCGAGGAAGCCGACGCCGCGCCAGAGGAGGCCGCGTAG
- a CDS encoding aminodeoxychorismate/anthranilate synthase component II, whose amino-acid sequence MLLIIDNYDSFTYNLVQYLGEFETEMRVVMNDEVTADEIENEFKPTRILISPGPGTPDTAGTTLGVIKRFAGRLPILGVCLGHQAIGQHFGGRVVRAPMPVHGKPTTVRHDGKTVFAGIPNGFAAGRYHSLVVDRDAWPAELEVSAESPDGLVMGLRHKTLPIEGVQFHPESILTEHGRKLLQNFLSL is encoded by the coding sequence ATGCTGCTGATCATAGACAATTACGATTCATTCACATATAACCTCGTCCAATATCTAGGGGAGTTCGAGACCGAGATGCGGGTCGTAATGAATGACGAGGTTACGGCCGATGAGATCGAGAACGAGTTCAAACCGACCCGTATCCTGATCTCGCCTGGGCCGGGGACGCCGGATACGGCGGGGACCACGCTTGGCGTGATCAAGAGATTCGCCGGGCGGCTGCCGATCCTTGGTGTCTGCTTAGGACATCAGGCGATAGGGCAGCATTTCGGCGGGCGTGTGGTTCGTGCTCCGATGCCCGTTCACGGCAAGCCAACGACAGTCAGGCATGACGGAAAGACCGTGTTCGCGGGAATACCGAATGGCTTTGCCGCCGGGCGTTATCATTCGCTTGTCGTAGATCGCGACGCGTGGCCCGCCGAGCTTGAGGTCTCAGCCGAATCGCCTGACGGCCTAGTCATGGGACTTAGGCACAAGACGCTCCCGATCGAAGGCGTGCAGTTCCATCCCGAGTCAATATTGACCGAGCACGGGAGAAAGTTATTGCAAAACTTCCTCTCTCTCTGA
- a CDS encoding serine/threonine-protein phosphatase, whose product MFTVEVHATSHIGRVRKGNEDNYLLLNVARSKAWTSDQPDGEFVVESQNFDIDDAGAVMAVSDGMGGALAGEVASTMAVETVSEKLLSADDDEIPTAENQDHYLINKLYDATVFANYLIHQQGRDPQYQGMGATFTGLGVTPNAADIIQVGDSRAYLVRKGVIYQVTKDQSLVQQLIDAQQISAEEAETHTLKNVILQALGAQNEIYPVSARVQPCQDDVFLLCSDGLSNKVAAGEMQQIIVDNMDELQNACAELVKIANENGGEDNITVVLVRFAGDGLPEPDDEGVQIEYIDLGGIHDTADQLTDEFDTAEIN is encoded by the coding sequence ATGTTCACTGTCGAGGTCCACGCCACATCGCATATCGGCCGCGTCCGAAAAGGCAACGAGGACAATTATCTGCTGCTGAATGTTGCCAGGTCCAAGGCCTGGACGAGCGACCAGCCGGATGGCGAATTTGTCGTTGAGAGTCAGAATTTTGATATTGATGACGCCGGTGCGGTGATGGCAGTCTCGGACGGAATGGGCGGTGCTCTCGCCGGCGAGGTTGCAAGCACGATGGCGGTCGAGACCGTGAGCGAAAAGCTGCTCAGCGCAGATGACGACGAAATCCCAACCGCTGAGAACCAGGACCATTACCTGATCAACAAGCTCTACGACGCTACCGTTTTCGCAAATTATCTCATCCACCAACAAGGGCGCGACCCGCAGTATCAGGGAATGGGCGCGACCTTTACGGGCCTCGGCGTGACGCCGAACGCCGCTGACATCATTCAGGTGGGCGACAGCCGCGCATATCTGGTTCGCAAGGGCGTGATCTATCAGGTCACAAAGGACCAGTCGCTCGTCCAGCAGCTTATTGATGCCCAGCAGATATCTGCCGAAGAGGCTGAAACGCACACGCTGAAGAACGTCATCCTTCAGGCCCTCGGAGCTCAGAATGAGATATATCCTGTCTCGGCGCGGGTCCAGCCGTGCCAAGATGACGTATTCCTGCTGTGCAGCGACGGGCTGTCAAACAAGGTGGCCGCCGGCGAGATGCAGCAGATCATCGTCGACAACATGGATGAGCTTCAGAATGCCTGTGCAGAGCTCGTCAAGATCGCCAACGAGAACGGCGGCGAAGACAACATCACCGTCGTTCTGGTCAGATTCGCCGGCGATGGCCTGCCCGAGCCTGATGACGAAGGCGTCCAGATCGAGTACATCGATCTCGGCGGCATCCATGACACCGCCGATCAGCTGACCGATGAATTCGATACCGCCGAGATAAATTAG
- a CDS encoding alpha/beta fold hydrolase encodes MIYPKGNLFIPASHGRLEAMLKEPTGERHGAGLVCHPHPLGGGTMHNKVVFRVASGLVDAGLATLKFNFRGVGASTGEHNDVEGGVEDVRDALNYLAGEYPNDDITLAGFSFGSRTGMEVGMSDDRVKRLISVGTPVEKYLDYDFLVDVTKPILFVHGDKDEFCSVASLRALTSRIPHAEVIVLENCGHFFDEHLSELRDTVMIWTEGQIRDK; translated from the coding sequence ATGATATATCCAAAGGGAAACCTATTCATCCCGGCATCGCACGGACGGCTCGAGGCGATGTTGAAAGAGCCGACCGGCGAACGTCACGGGGCCGGGCTGGTTTGCCATCCCCATCCGCTCGGCGGCGGGACGATGCATAATAAGGTCGTGTTTCGCGTTGCTTCAGGACTGGTCGATGCGGGGCTGGCGACGTTGAAATTCAATTTTCGCGGCGTCGGAGCATCGACAGGCGAACACAACGACGTCGAGGGCGGCGTTGAGGACGTTCGCGATGCGTTGAATTACCTCGCAGGCGAGTACCCTAATGACGACATCACGCTTGCCGGATTCTCATTCGGTTCGCGCACGGGAATGGAGGTCGGCATGAGCGATGACCGCGTCAAACGTCTCATCTCGGTCGGCACGCCGGTCGAGAAGTATCTGGATTATGACTTTCTGGTTGACGTAACGAAGCCGATACTATTTGTTCATGGAGATAAGGACGAGTTCTGCTCGGTTGCGAGCTTGCGGGCCCTAACGAGTCGCATACCGCACGCAGAAGTTATTGTTCTTGAGAATTGTGGACACTTTTTTGACGAGCACCTGAGTGAACTCCGAGATACGGTAATGATATGGACGGAGGGGCAGATCCGGGATAAGTGA
- the lipA gene encoding lipoyl synthase, producing MIEEKVLVQKFLNRKQRERLRKPDWLKIKLGDPRNQNAVLDLISGLNLHTVCQEAKCPNIFECWTDKTATFMLGGDTCTRHCGFCAVNKGKPMDLDPQEPVHVAEAVRHLKLEHAVITSVNRDDLPDGGSMHWAETIFRVREMNPTCKVEVLIPDFNGDEDALNNVLRARPDVLNHNTETIARLYRRVRPDAIYDQSMELLSRAAHWRDRSQPTMLTKSGIMAGLGEEFDEVVELMRDLRRASCDIMTIGQYLQPYEKRLPVERYVTPEEFAEWKRLGEAMGFKHVESSPLTRSSYHARQQTETGEQAVNSI from the coding sequence ATGATCGAGGAAAAGGTGCTAGTTCAGAAATTTCTAAACCGCAAGCAGCGCGAGCGGCTGCGTAAGCCTGATTGGCTCAAGATCAAGCTCGGCGACCCGCGCAATCAGAATGCGGTTCTCGACCTCATTTCGGGGCTGAATCTGCACACCGTCTGCCAGGAGGCCAAGTGCCCTAACATCTTCGAATGCTGGACGGACAAGACTGCGACCTTTATGCTCGGCGGCGACACCTGCACGCGGCATTGCGGCTTTTGTGCTGTCAACAAAGGCAAGCCGATGGACCTCGACCCGCAGGAACCGGTGCATGTGGCTGAAGCGGTCAGGCACCTGAAACTCGAACATGCCGTGATCACATCAGTGAATCGCGACGACCTGCCGGACGGAGGCTCGATGCATTGGGCCGAGACGATCTTTCGCGTGCGCGAGATGAACCCGACATGCAAGGTCGAGGTGCTTATTCCCGATTTCAATGGTGATGAGGACGCGCTGAATAACGTCCTGCGTGCGCGGCCGGACGTGCTCAATCACAATACAGAGACCATCGCCCGCCTCTACCGCCGCGTGCGGCCCGACGCGATCTACGATCAATCGATGGAGCTGCTCTCGCGCGCCGCCCACTGGCGCGACCGCTCTCAGCCAACGATGCTCACCAAGAGCGGCATCATGGCAGGCCTCGGCGAGGAATTTGACGAGGTTGTCGAGCTAATGCGCGATCTGAGGCGAGCATCGTGCGATATTATGACCATCGGCCAGTATCTGCAGCCATACGAGAAACGGCTGCCCGTCGAGCGTTATGTCACACCTGAGGAATTTGCTGAGTGGAAACGCTTAGGTGAGGCAATGGGCTTCAAACACGTTGAATCATCGCCGCTCACGCGCAGTTCCTACCATGCCCGGCAGCAGACCGAAACGGGTGAACAAGCAGTAAATTCGATCTAA
- a CDS encoding (2Fe-2S)-binding protein encodes MPNVTAETATGTVSFDAPAGKKLVLAIEDSGIDILHRCGGNMRCTTCRVEVLSDNVGERNEDEQAILSTKDGISDITRLSCQIRLSEDIHVRVINQASVAGIDPGTRPED; translated from the coding sequence ATGCCAAATGTGACGGCCGAAACGGCCACGGGAACAGTTTCATTTGACGCGCCGGCGGGCAAAAAGCTCGTGCTGGCGATCGAGGACAGCGGGATCGACATACTTCACCGCTGCGGCGGCAACATGCGCTGCACGACCTGCCGCGTCGAGGTTTTATCGGACAACGTCGGTGAGCGGAACGAGGACGAGCAGGCGATATTATCGACTAAGGACGGCATCAGCGATATTACACGCCTGTCTTGCCAGATCAGGCTGAGCGAGGACATTCACGTCCGCGTGATCAACCAGGCAAGCGTCGCGGGCATTGATCCCGGAACGAGACCTGAGGATTAG
- a CDS encoding SDR family oxidoreductase, with amino-acid sequence MTKVFNTDILQGKVAFVTGGGTGITGGVARAFAEHGAKLTITSRKEENLAAMKEAVEAFGGECFTVAADVREYDAVERAIAATVEHYGKIDIVVNGAAGNFLCAADQLSANGFGTVIDIDTKGTFNVSRAAFDALKESKGQIINISATLHYLATPMQIHVSAAKAGVDAITRNLSVEWGRHGVRVNGIAPGPIEDTEGMKRLLMPELKDKLVRKIPIGRFGRIADIENAALFLASDAASYVNGVTLVVDGGSWLLGTSLT; translated from the coding sequence ATGACCAAGGTATTCAACACCGACATTTTACAGGGCAAAGTTGCTTTTGTAACAGGCGGCGGGACGGGCATCACTGGCGGCGTCGCGAGGGCGTTTGCAGAACACGGGGCAAAGCTCACCATCACGAGCCGGAAAGAAGAGAATCTCGCTGCGATGAAAGAGGCTGTCGAGGCATTTGGCGGCGAGTGTTTTACGGTTGCCGCTGATGTTCGCGAATATGACGCCGTCGAACGTGCCATTGCCGCGACCGTCGAGCACTACGGCAAGATCGACATAGTGGTGAACGGCGCGGCGGGCAACTTTTTGTGCGCGGCGGACCAATTGTCAGCGAACGGCTTTGGCACGGTCATCGATATCGACACCAAGGGCACGTTCAACGTCTCGCGCGCGGCATTCGATGCGTTAAAAGAGTCAAAAGGCCAGATCATCAATATCTCGGCGACGCTGCACTATCTCGCAACGCCGATGCAGATACACGTCTCGGCCGCCAAGGCCGGCGTCGACGCGATCACGCGAAACCTCTCGGTCGAATGGGGCCGTCACGGAGTGCGCGTCAACGGCATCGCACCGGGCCCGATCGAGGACACCGAAGGCATGAAACGCCTGCTGATGCCGGAATTGAAAGACAAACTTGTTCGCAAAATACCGATCGGCCGTTTTGGCCGCATCGCCGATATCGAGAACGCTGCGTTGTTCCTGGCATCCGACGCCGCGAGCTATGTTAACGGGGTGACGCTTGTCGTGGACGGCGGCAGCTGGCTCTTGGGAACGAGTCTGACCTAA
- a CDS encoding cystathionine gamma-synthase yields MGFSTTAIHAGNEPDPTTGAVSVPIYQTSTYAQDGLGRHKGYEYARTQNPTRAALEKNIAALEGARFGFAFASGMSAIDVALKLVKAGDHVILGDNTYGGTFRLFNRILNDYGIEFSLADTSNVDSLESAFKPNTKMVFVETPTNPVMTVTDLKAVSELAHTRGAKVVCDNTFMSPYFQRPIEHGVDIVVHSTTKYLNGHSDSVGGFVALNDETDAEWIGFVQNGVGAILSPFDSFLVLRGTKTLAVRMEAHDKNGRVVANFLAEHPRVEKVYYPGLVSHPQHELAKRQQSGFGGMVSFETGSLDNARKVLESVKLCTLGESLGGVESLISHPASMTHASVPAETRDKLGITDGLVRISVGIEDVEDIIEDLDQALS; encoded by the coding sequence ATGGGATTTTCGACAACAGCTATTCACGCCGGCAACGAGCCGGACCCGACGACCGGTGCCGTGAGCGTGCCGATCTATCAGACCTCGACCTACGCTCAGGATGGGCTCGGCCGACACAAGGGCTATGAGTACGCTCGCACGCAGAATCCGACGCGGGCGGCGCTTGAGAAGAATATCGCCGCGCTCGAGGGGGCGCGATTCGGCTTCGCGTTCGCATCTGGAATGTCAGCGATCGATGTTGCTCTCAAGCTTGTAAAAGCGGGCGACCACGTTATTTTGGGTGACAACACATACGGCGGCACGTTTAGGCTGTTCAATCGCATCTTGAACGACTACGGCATCGAGTTTAGCCTCGCGGATACGTCTAACGTCGATAGTCTTGAGAGCGCGTTCAAACCGAACACAAAGATGGTCTTTGTCGAGACGCCAACCAATCCGGTGATGACGGTGACCGACCTCAAGGCTGTGTCTGAGCTTGCCCACACGCGGGGCGCCAAGGTCGTGTGCGACAACACGTTCATGTCACCGTACTTTCAGCGGCCGATCGAACACGGCGTCGATATCGTCGTGCATTCGACAACAAAATATCTCAACGGCCACTCGGACAGCGTCGGCGGATTTGTAGCGCTCAATGACGAAACTGATGCCGAATGGATCGGATTCGTCCAGAACGGCGTCGGGGCAATACTCTCGCCGTTCGACTCGTTCCTTGTGCTTCGCGGAACAAAAACGCTCGCCGTGCGCATGGAAGCTCACGATAAGAACGGCCGCGTCGTGGCAAATTTCCTCGCCGAGCATCCGCGTGTCGAAAAGGTCTATTATCCCGGCCTCGTTTCGCATCCGCAGCACGAGCTTGCAAAGCGACAGCAGTCGGGCTTTGGCGGGATGGTCTCATTTGAGACCGGCTCGCTCGATAATGCCCGTAAGGTCTTGGAATCAGTGAAGTTATGCACACTCGGCGAGAGCCTCGGCGGCGTCGAAAGCCTGATCTCTCATCCGGCATCTATGACGCATGCGTCCGTGCCCGCCGAAACTCGTGATAAACTTGGGATCACCGACGGCCTTGTGCGGATATCCGTCGGTATCGAAGACGTGGAGGACATAATCGAGGACCTTGATCAGGCCCTGAGCTAG
- the trpD gene encoding anthranilate phosphoribosyltransferase gives MSASRSDWLKSAPLAATNAKADTPLFPYLAKLVRGEDLSTDEAAKFFTAMTSGQCGSNQIAAALTALTAKGETHEELAGMASVMRSLAVKIRSPKGSVDIAGTGSSPTRTFSVSTAAAFVAAGAGLVVAKQSNRGITTKAGSTDVLSELGVKMTGEPDVAQMSLSGVGLCFMFAPKFFPALRRLADVRSALGLRTCLNILGLMANPAGVNRQLLGVWHQSLIEPMTRALSMLKSEMAWVVHGHDGLDEVTLTGKTFVGAVKGGDIRAYTISPGDFGLKPGKIDHLRTANAKESAAIIRDVLAGKRRDEARSLIVLNAAAALVIGGLAPDPMHAARLAERSIDSGMAQNKLDRLVQVTNKKPS, from the coding sequence ATGTCCGCTTCCCGCTCAGATTGGCTTAAGTCTGCTCCGCTTGCCGCGACCAACGCAAAGGCGGACACGCCCCTGTTCCCGTATCTGGCCAAACTGGTCCGCGGTGAGGACCTGTCAACAGACGAAGCGGCGAAATTCTTCACCGCGATGACCAGCGGACAGTGTGGATCTAACCAGATCGCCGCCGCTCTGACCGCATTGACGGCGAAAGGCGAAACGCATGAGGAGCTCGCGGGCATGGCAAGCGTGATGCGTTCGCTTGCGGTCAAGATCCGCAGCCCGAAAGGCTCTGTCGATATCGCAGGGACCGGCTCGTCACCGACGAGAACATTCAGCGTCTCGACCGCCGCAGCATTCGTTGCCGCCGGCGCGGGCCTCGTCGTCGCCAAGCAGAGCAATCGCGGCATTACGACCAAGGCCGGCAGCACGGATGTGCTCAGCGAGTTGGGCGTCAAGATGACGGGCGAACCCGATGTTGCCCAGATGAGCCTGAGCGGAGTCGGGCTTTGCTTTATGTTTGCGCCTAAATTCTTCCCGGCTCTGCGTCGCCTTGCCGACGTCAGAAGTGCTCTCGGCTTGCGCACGTGCCTTAATATTCTCGGCCTGATGGCAAATCCGGCGGGCGTCAACCGCCAGCTTCTCGGCGTATGGCACCAGTCTCTGATCGAGCCCATGACTCGTGCGCTGTCGATGCTCAAAAGCGAAATGGCATGGGTCGTTCACGGGCACGACGGCCTCGATGAGGTGACGCTCACAGGCAAGACGTTCGTCGGTGCCGTAAAGGGCGGCGATATCCGTGCATATACTATCTCACCAGGCGATTTCGGGCTGAAGCCCGGAAAGATCGATCACCTCAGGACCGCCAACGCAAAAGAAAGTGCTGCGATCATCCGAGACGTACTCGCAGGCAAACGCCGTGACGAGGCGCGTTCGCTGATCGTCCTAAACGCCGCAGCAGCCCTCGTTATCGGCGGCCTCGCACCTGATCCGATGCACGCCGCGCGCCTCGCCGAACGCTCGATCGACAGCGGCATGGCCCAGAATAAGCTCGACCGCCTGGTCCAGGTAACGAACAAAAAACCAAGCTAA